The DNA segment ATCGAGCCGAATGACTTCGTGCTGTGCTGGATCGGCTCGGCGAATCGCGACCCGCGCGTGTTCGAGAATTCCGAGACGTTCGACCCGGCGCGCGAGAAGAGCCCGCACATCGCCTTCGGCTGCGGGTCGCCTTTGTTGCGGAACGTCCCCGGCCTGTGTTCGCGGTTCCCCGAGCTAACGCCCCACCACCCGCACCGGCTCCCTGCCATCCCAGCCGCGCGCGGCCTCGCGCACCATCGCGTAGAACGGGGCGAGCTTCTCGCGCTCGTACAGCTCGGTCATGTGCCCGAGCGCAGCGCTGGTGTCGACCATCGCGAAGCCGGTGCCGTTCGCGGTCTCGGCCTCGAGCGCGATCGCGAGCCCGCGCGCGCGCTGCTCGGCGAGCGCAGCCGCGAGATCGTCGACGAAGCACGCGACGTGGTGCAGGCCGCGCTCGTGCGGCGC comes from the Deltaproteobacteria bacterium genome and includes:
- a CDS encoding VOC family protein — encoded protein: MQLLPVQLAYHVPDPAAAARELAAARGWGPFFLIEHIPLARCLYRGAPAVFDHSSAYGQAGDVMIELITQHNDAPSALRDLFAPHERGLHHVACFVDDLAAALAEQRARGLAIALEAETANGTGFAMVDTSAALGHMTELYEREKLAPFYAMVREAARGWDGREPVRVVGR